Within Solea solea chromosome 1, fSolSol10.1, whole genome shotgun sequence, the genomic segment ATCCCTCCCTGTAGAAATGAATCCAGACAcattgtgacctctgtgaccccTCGACAATCTGGCCAGAATCAACATTCGTGCAGCCAGGCCAGCAGTGTCCCACCATTATGAGCCGctgcaacaacagaaacaagaaGAAGCAGAGCATGAACATGTAATCACCACGTTCGGGGATCCCAAGACAAGTGTTCCACCCCGTTTGCTGCAACCAGATGTCATGTCTACATGTGGAAGTGGTGGCCAGGCGTTgttgctccacacacacacaagcctcaTCTCCGGGTTACACACGGGGGTTAAAACAATTAACTCAATTATGTGCATTTTTGTAcctgtatgtatatgtttgtgaggaccaaaaacacTTAGGAAGGTGAGGACAGATTGGTTTTATGGTTAGGGTAAGAGTTACGTTTTCAATTATAATGGTTAAGGTTACGTAAAGGGCGAGGAAATGCATTAtatctgtcagtgtttgtcacttTGAATACTGTGTGTTTCCTGAGCAACAGTCTCTGCAGGTTGGCTTATCTTTCTGGACAGAGAGAACAAGTTCCATGCTGTTTTACAAGCGGGGAGATCAATCTGACAGCAGTGTCAAGTAGCAGGCATCGTAGTAGCCAAAAGCAGACCTCTACTGGCCAGCCAGATTCTTGTGGCATCGGATGACTGAAGAGGCCAAACCATCGGACGATGTCACATACAGTTGGCTGTGAGAGAGTGGTTTGGATTTTCCTCCTggaggaaatgttgttttttttaattagctgCGAAAGTGAGAAGTGAAACTGTTTTTGTCACGATTTTAGGAAATAAAGGCACCCGACAGATGTTTGTGACATTGTGAAATAGATTCACACTGTTGTTTCACAACTCGTTACAGAGGCACGTGCAGTTTATGTCAAGACATGTTATGAAGGTTTGTTCACAATATATACAAACATTCACATGaattatagaatagaatagaatagaatgggCCTCTTCTGAAAACATTACAATGGAGTATATTGTAACAAATGCCTTTATTGCTTTATAATATGAGcaactttttaatcatcaaaTTATCCTTCAGGGATTATAAAGAAATCATGTAGATTTCATCAGGTCTGTATGTAAGATGGTGAAGTTGTTAGAATGTTAGGGACTATTTCTTTGGGTAAAAGAAGTACAACTGATATTTGTATTGATTTCTTGTTGTAGAATGTACAGCACATTGCCTCTCGTCTTGTCATAGTTCATGAAatgaattgtgatttttttgatgCAAGAATCACATGTAAACAATATTGCACTGTATTTAGTTTTCTAATGTCTACGTTGTTACCTCTTGTTATCAAGCAAATTTAAATAGTGCTGCTTGAAATCTTGGTTTTTACTctccatgcaaacacacacacacacacacacgcggtcaCTCAGAGGGACAGTGGCTGTAAGGAAGGATTTACAGAGGGCGGCTGTCCTCCCAGCAGTAGGCTGATTGGAGGGGCTGGCTGTGTTTGTTAAGGTAATGGGCCCAAGGTGAGCTAATTCAAAGGGTACACGCTCTGTGCTCTGTCACCTCAGGAATACCCGCAGTGGGAAGAGGGCTTGCCGGCGGGGGTTGGAGCTGGAGGGAAGGTTTTGAGCTCTCCAGCTCTGCCTGTGATCCCCTCAGCCTTGCTTCTACTCCTCCAGCCTCCACCTGAAAGTGATTACCAGGCCAGCCGTGAGCAAACAAGCCCCATATGGAGAGTCTATAGTGGGGCTGAGGCTGAAGCACAGGGAGCCCTCCTCCACCCCCACGGAGAGAAGAGGCCTGAGCAAACACAGCTAATGAAGTCTTAACAAGCAGCCCCGGGTTAGCGCGAGCCCGCTAAATGCCACCGAGGCTCTTGGAATTGTGTCCAGCAGATTGGATAAATCTCCCCGAAGCTTTCCTTTACAAGATAAAGTTGCATTAGCATTTCTCTGTCCCACCATCTCAGGAGTAAATCTAAGATCTGGGAAGCAGTCACACTTGATGAGCATCCTTTCTTCAGCCAAAGCACTTGATTCTGGCGGACAGAACGGGACTTTCAATTGAACACATTAACTTTGGGTCTTGATGTGATTGTGGATTTTTATTCATTGGCAACAGGGAATTTCATTGAGGCTTCGAGAGGCTTTCTCAcagtgtgcagctctgtgtcgTAAACAGGAGACGAGACTTCCTCCGAGTAAATATCTTTCCAGACATGTTGCCCTCTCTTGCCCTCATCAATCCTCCCGCCGCTCCCTCTCCCGCTCTCCCACACATGTTATTAGAAAATAAAGAactctgactaaaaccagacattaaaaacacatgtaaacatgtctgtctgactgaaattctactaaatcaaatttctcaaCGTCAGACTATTACACGCTGATGATATAAATGGGAGTCAAGCTGCTACTGCGCGGATAACATCAGTCGGACCAGAGTTGGATTCAAGCTGGCCCGGGTGCTCTGTGCAAGGACCACAGTTCCCACCGCGGCTTATAtccagaaataaaacacagaaaaactgtgGGAAAAAACAAACGTGGAGAAATTCAGGCCAGTACTTTTTTAGACTGACAAGGAGATCgattttatgctctgtcagtttattataataatatttttaattttgtttcccATGGCACACTTgcatacaaagtcaatgcacagacgCAAGTAGATGTTTGCATCATTCACTTAAGTGGAAAAGGTTCAACTTTAGTGAAAACTTTCACCTCATGATGAGAGATTCTCTGACTTATGTCACGTACGTGACGCAACGTCATGTCCGTGTCCGGTGCTCAGCCAGGTTTCCACACCCCGGAACTCGACAACACTAGAAGTTTTAGCTACAGagactattaaaaaaaagagaaaacttgaaataaaatcagtgAGGAAGTGTTTCTTATCACCACCCTTGCGAGAGACGTAAATGCACACAAAAGTAGCACAAAAATGATCTTGCAGGGCACGGTGTGACCACAGCATCAgtctaacaagctgaaagggggcatTTTCGCGCCCCTAGCAGAGCAGAGGCGCACACActtaattcaataaatcaattcccccAGTGTTTCTATACTCCAACAAAACATGTACTGACTGTGACCAGCTCCTTACCCCGACTCCCTTTTCATAATGCGCCCTTTCACACATCTGAAATACCACAGTTTATTATCAGTGAGGAAATATCTGTGCACAAACatacatgctcacacacacatacctccaCAGCAACCGACTAGCCAAACTCTTGTTTCCTAATCAAAAGCAAACAGCCATTAACAGAGCTCCTTCCTTGTTATCTCTCACTGGCGAGTCACTTAATCAATCTGTGCTCAGCAGATGCTCGGCTCACTCTGGGTTATTCTATTCATtctgcagaaagaaaagaaaacggcCTCACATGATAAAGCGCTGGCTCCACTCCAAACACAATACCTCTAAACTTAAACTCCGACAACACCCTGACCCTGCACACAGTCGCACAGTTTGCTTGGAAGGGAAATTGGGAGGAAGATGCTTGCACTTTAAGACCACACATTggcctgtgtgcatgtgtgtgtgtgtgtgtgtgtgtttgtgcatgtgtgtacttgtttCTCTGAGACCTTTTTGagcataaacgctgaccttgtcaggaccagtggtcctcatgTTGACCAAAAGctgctcctaatgaggcagaacctcctttctgaggaagtggttaagtttggggctaaaatttgaattgaggttaggttaaggttatggtttGACATTAACTacttatggttaaggttagggacaatgcaaacatgtatgtgtgtgtgtgtgtgtgtgtgtgtgtgctctcacaGTAGAGGACAGGCTGTCTATTCAAAAGCACGTCCGCCTTGTTGGTGAAATGAATATCGAGTTTCGAACAGATGTGCTGATCACATGTCTGGCCTTGTTTGCTTCATTTTACCACAAGCTGCATTCATCTGtgataaagataataatgacAGTCATGACAACACAGTCTgaatttttgattgttttactCCGCTTTCTAACTGTCTAtaatttctatattttttttaggtGCCACATATGAGGCATAAATTGTGTGGCTCATCCAAATAGAATAGGATTATTGACAGGTTATGGCTTGTGTGCATATTTATAGCAATCATGCACAAATATCATGATCATATAACTGGGTTTATAATATGTAAAAGTTCTGCAGCTAAAAAAGAACTATACTTGAATGAATGATATTATGTGCATTTGCTGGGTTTTGGTAAGGAAGCTTATTTTGTAGCTGTAAAGATGCTCATTAATATCAACCCTTAACTTTTGGACAGTTCAATTGgtcgttttgtttttaataagtcAAAATTAACCCACACTTTTCCAATGAAGCCTATAGTGAATAACAAACGTGGGAAATCCGACTATACCTTTGCCCATGCAACGCTTTCAGGATATATGGTTAAGTGCAGATGATACAGAAGGCTCTTGTGGAGACAATTTAGTGAGATTAGTGTGgaatcactgcagctctgatgtGTGCGCTCCTCCTGCCTCTGCCAGTGTCTCAACACTGTGTGCCGCGCTACTTGGTCTTTGCCTCGCGCAATTACGCCTCCCGTGGAGCTCTGTGCAAGCGTTAAACGAAACATTAGcacctcatttaaaaaataaaacagcttttCACAGGGACAGACAGCTCCCTGGGTAGTCTTATCATGCGCAAATTAGCCAATTTACCAAACTggcctctcacacactctctcatacACAGAAACAATCATCTGATAGACTTTTTCCTCACTCTGCCTGTGTGGTAATAGGGTCtgcgtgttgtgtgtgtgtttgtctgtgttactattgttgtgttgtgacaCTATCAAAGAGTATGTGTTAGAGGAAGTTAAAAtattgtgctgctgttttttttctcctgtgacAAAACTTTATGCTCACTGTGTTGTTCACAGCAGCTTTGATCACTTAGAAAATACATATAATACATAAAATAGGGTTAGGAGGAGTTTATTATAAGGGTTATTATAGTATGTAACAATAACAGTGCACCTGAGATTGCACGTGTTTTATGGCTTcatgtatttgaatatgtgCGTAAAGACGATCGTTTCATCTCGGAGTGTGTATGTTTGATGTGTAGTGACCATCAGCTGTGCGTAACTACGCGACACCATCTCATCCACATCACCTCTCAATCTCCCGGTGCTACTGGCACTGACTGAGCCAATATGATCATGAGCcatataacaaaacattttaggtaaagagagagagggagagagaaaaaaaacttgactgACACACGACAAGCACCGCCcatgctgctctgtgattggcgcAGCGGCTCTGGAGGTGCAGCCAGTGCGCCTGTGGTATATATTGGCACCGCTTCGTCTCTAAGATGATGATTTGTATGGGAACCAGGACTAAGGTGGGACGAGCCGACTGAATGTAGTCGTTGTgtaattgaagaaaaaaacaaggccaATATTTGTCCACCGGTGGCGATCGAACAGCAGCACTTAGttttggagggttttttttaagctgtgaGAGGAAAGCTGAGCGCAGCCGCTCGGAGAACGTGGATCTTTCTCTCAGCCATCTTGCCTGCTGCGCGTCGCCCTGACGGttcctttctcctctcctcctcctcctccttctcctcctcctcctcagccgaAAGTAAACACGGCTCGCACATTGCTCGCAACTTCGTGCGAGATCCAGAGAGAAGCGAGATGGGCTCGCTGCGCAACGTCTAACGGGACTGGAGCCAAACGCAGGCGCCTGAAAGGATTTATTGCTGTGGGTAGTGTAGCAGAAGAGAAGGGGGACACGACGCGCCGGAGCGATGGACATGTTTGGGATTTACCTGTTCCTCGCACTGGCTCTCCTGCCCCGATCCAGCTGCACAACAGCCAAGGAGATCACCTGTCAGGAGATAGCCGTACCCCTGTGCAAGGGAATCGGCTACAACTACACCTACATGCCCAACCAGTTCAACCATGACACGCAGGACGAGGCGGGACTGGAGGTGCACCAGTTCTGGCCTCTGGTTGAGATCCAGTGTTCGCCTGACCTGAAGTTCTTCCTGTGCAGCATGTACACCCCGATCTGCCTGGAGGACTACAAGAAACCACTACCGCCGTGCCGgagcgtgtgtgagagagcgcgGGCTGGCTGCGCTCCTCTCATGAGGCAGTACGGTTTCCCCTGGCCGGACAGGATGAAGTGTGACCTGCTGCCGGTGCAGGGCAACCCCGACACTCTGTGCATGGACTATAACCGGACTGACTCTACCACAGCCTCCCCTGTCCTCTCTAAACCCACCAACCACCCGGGCAAGAGTCACAATACGCCTAAAAATAAGCCTGGCACTCGACCCGGCGCGCCTGGGAAATATAAGCCGCCTGCTGCACCGTGCGAGCCGGGCTGCAAGTGTCTGGAGCCCATGGTGCCTGTGACAACGGACCGTCACCCGCTTTACAACCGCGTCAAAACGGGCCAGATCATGAACTGTGCCATGCCGTGCCACAACCCCTATTTTACGCACGACGAGCGCGCCTTCACCGCCTTCTGGATCGGACTCTGGTCCGTGCTGTGCTTCGTGTCAACTTTTGCCACAGTGGCCACTTTCCTCATCGACATGGAGCGCTTCAAGTACCCAGAGAGACCCATCATCTTCCTCTCTGCCTgctacatgtttgtttctgtgggTTACATTGTCAGACTTATCGCCGGACACGAGAAAGTGGCGTGCAACAGGGACTTTGACGTGGAGCACATCCACTATGAGACCACTGGACCCGCGCTCTGCACCGTGGTCTTCCTCCTCATTTACTTTTTTGGCATGGCCAGCTCCATCTGGTGGGTCATCCTGTCTCTGACCTGGTTCCTGGCTGCAGGGATGAAGTGGGGCAACGAGGCAATCGCCAGTTACTCACAGTACTTCCACCTGGCCGCCTGGCTCATCCCCAGCATGAAGTCCATCGCGGTGCTGGCGCTGAGCTCAGTGGACGGAGACTCGGTGGCTGGCATCTGCTACGTGGGGAACCAGAACCTGGACAATCTGCGGGGCTTCGTTCTGGCTCCtttggtgatttatttattcatcggCACCATGTTCCTCCTGGCtggatttgtgtctctgttcaGGATCCGCAGCGTCATAAAACAAGGTggcaccaaaacagacaaactGGAGAAGCTGATGATTAGAATAGGCATCTTCACGGTGCTCTACACTGTGCCAGCCACGATCATAGTGGCGTGTTACTTTTACGAGCAGCACAACAGACAGACGTGGGAGATCACGCACACCTGCTCCAACTGTTTACTAGAGCGGGACCGCAGGAGTCCGGACTATGCCGTTTTTATGTTGAAGTACTTTATGTGCCTTCTCGTGGGCATCACGTCCGGAGTGTGGATTTGGTCTGGCAAAACTCTGGACTCTTGGCGGACTTTCTGCACGCGGTGCTGCTGGGGCAGCAAAGGCACCAGCGGCTCCATGTACAGTGACGTGAGCACGGGACTGACGTGGAGGTCAGGCACGGCCAGCTCCGTGTCCTGCCCCAAGCAGATGCCATTGTCCCAGGTTTGAATGAGAGAAACAAAAGCAGCTTTAGGAGGACTGCTAATTGTTTTGGAGATAACCCATCACTCCCTGTCTTAACCAATTTGCATAGTAATGAACTGCTGCTGAGGTGTTCcccctcatcctcttcctcattctTCATCAccccacacactctcacacacctcTGTGGAGAGAACTGGTTGAAACAATGTACCGAGCATTCACTGAGGTTAATTCTTCTCTGTTT encodes:
- the fzd8a gene encoding frizzled-8a — translated: MDMFGIYLFLALALLPRSSCTTAKEITCQEIAVPLCKGIGYNYTYMPNQFNHDTQDEAGLEVHQFWPLVEIQCSPDLKFFLCSMYTPICLEDYKKPLPPCRSVCERARAGCAPLMRQYGFPWPDRMKCDLLPVQGNPDTLCMDYNRTDSTTASPVLSKPTNHPGKSHNTPKNKPGTRPGAPGKYKPPAAPCEPGCKCLEPMVPVTTDRHPLYNRVKTGQIMNCAMPCHNPYFTHDERAFTAFWIGLWSVLCFVSTFATVATFLIDMERFKYPERPIIFLSACYMFVSVGYIVRLIAGHEKVACNRDFDVEHIHYETTGPALCTVVFLLIYFFGMASSIWWVILSLTWFLAAGMKWGNEAIASYSQYFHLAAWLIPSMKSIAVLALSSVDGDSVAGICYVGNQNLDNLRGFVLAPLVIYLFIGTMFLLAGFVSLFRIRSVIKQGGTKTDKLEKLMIRIGIFTVLYTVPATIIVACYFYEQHNRQTWEITHTCSNCLLERDRRSPDYAVFMLKYFMCLLVGITSGVWIWSGKTLDSWRTFCTRCCWGSKGTSGSMYSDVSTGLTWRSGTASSVSCPKQMPLSQV